GCCATTTTACCCTTGAGATCATCGATGATTTTGTCATCCTGTCCTTTTAGGAAATCAGAAACCTCCTGAGCCATGGACTTGAAGTAGGCCTCATCTTTTTTACAGATGGTGTGGGCCATACATTGACCGATATGGTAATAGAAACAGACCTTAGACGGCGGATTAGTACACTTACGAAAAGGGAAAATCCGATCCAGTAGCCGCTTGATTTCATTGGCCGCCCCCACATCTGGATAAGGACCAAAATAAAGCCCTCCATCCTTTTTGACCTGACGAGTAATAATAAGCCGCGGATAGCGCTCATTGGTGATTTTGATAAAGGGATAGGACTTATCATCCTTGAGCATGATATTGTACTTGGGCTTATTTTCCTTGATAAGGTTGATTTCCAGAAGGAGGGCCTCAATATTAGACTCGGTAACGATAAATTCAAAATCTACAATTTCAGATACCAGAGCTTCTGTCTTGGTATCGTGACTGCCACGAAAGTAGGACCGCACGCGATTGCGCAGATTTTTTGCCTTTCCTACATAGATAATAGTGCCGTTTTTATCTTTGTGAATGTAACAACCGGGGCTGGTCGGCAAGAGCTCCAGTTTTGATTTGATCAAGTTATTCATAGTTCCATTATAGCAAAAAGGCCGTAACAGGACGAACAAAAAGCCCCACCAACCGCTTGATGGAGGAACTTTGATTTCTTTTCGGATTTCACGACTTCATCTAGTCGCTACTGGTATAGAGTTCTTGAACAGCCTTCACATCCTGGGGCTGAATCCCATAGTAGGAACCTGCCGGCTGCATAACAGAAGTCTCGTTGGTATGATCCAATCCGATGGCATGCCCCAGCTCATGCTCCGCCGTGTGCACAATCCGTTCATAAGAATAACCATAGTTTGGATTGGATAGATAATAGTGATTCAGGCGAACCGTTACAGATATAAATTGTTTGGTTAACAAATTGGTTTGACTCTCGGCTTGACCAGCTACAGCGGTCGATCCATCATTCATCTCACTTGCCACAATATCTGCCTGGCTAGGATCCGCAACCACCTCAAAGGTAAAGGCTCCCGTTTGATTCCAGTTTTTTATAGCTTCTGCATAGGCACCTTGGAAGGTTTCATCCATTTGAGGCTCAATATAGATGCGAGCTGAGGCCTGAGCCCACTTGCCTTCTGCATGTTGGTGACTGTCTGTCTGAGACAAGACTTCCAGCGTTCCCGTCTCCTTCCATTGATTCCAGCCACCTTGACCAATCTTACTCATTTTTTCAACCTGATTGACCGCAGAATGAAAATCACCAGACAGATACCAAACCACTCCAAAAGCAAGGAGAAGGATGATAACCAAGGTCCAGACCAGACGCCAGAAGAAACGCCAAATTCCCAAAAGAAATCGGAAGAATAATCGAATAATCCAGAACATGACGCCCCACCTTTCATAAAAATAAGAACCTATCTTGAAATCACATTCTCCTTGATCAAGATAGATTCTCTATTTTACTGAAGAAAGCTGAAAGAAACCTAAAACTAAGATAAACGTTCTTCCAAAACAAAGTCAATTGGTAGAGTAGCCAAAAAACGCTCCAATTGTTTTTCCCAGTAGTACCACTCGTGCTTACCTGGACTGTGACTATAGGTCACCTCAAAACCAAGTTTTTTGAGGTTTTTCACTGCGAGATTATTGGCAGAGTAGAGATAGTCTTGCTCTCCACACCAAGCCCATAGTTTGGTCTTTTTATCGGATTTTGCAGCCATGCTTTCAAGCGAATGAGGACTAGCTGTCCAGTCTTTAATCTCTCCAAAAACTCCTCGCCAGTAGGCAAGCGATCCCAGATCCTGACTTTCAGGAGAAAATTCGTGAAAACTGAGCGCACCAGAAAAACTAGCCGCATGAGAAAAACGATTCGTCGATAGAGCGAGTTTGAAGGAACCATAACCTCCCATGGAGAGGCCTGCTATAAAGGTCTTTTCTCGCTTGCTGGTCATATTGGGGAAGAAACGTTTCATTACCTGGGGGAGTTCTTCTGCTAGAGCTGTATAGTAGTTATAGCCATACTGAGTATCTGTGTACCAGCCATTATTTGTATTGGGCATGATAACAATGAGATTGGTTCCACGCAACAAGCGTTCGACATTGGTACGTTTGAGCCAGCTATTTTGATTTCCTGACATTCCGTGCAAAAGATAAAGGGCAGGAATATCTGTGCAATCTGGTTCAGTCACCCGACTGGCATCTGGATAGAGTACGGTAACGCCCCACTCCATATCCAAAACTTCTGAGTAATACTCAATATTCATAACTGCCATGGTTGTCTCCTTTTACTATTCTATAAGAAAAAGCCGAATTTCGACTTTTTCTGTAGGTATTCTGCTTATTATTTTGCTTCCATCACGACTGGCAAGATTGCTGGACGACGCTTGGTTTGATCAAAGAGGTACTTGGTCAGATTGTCACGAACCTTGCCTTTGAGATCTGCCCAGTCAAAGTCATCACCTTGAAGATAATCTTCTACCGTTTGGTTAATCAATTCTGAACTTTCACGGAGAATATCGCGGCTCTTCTTGAGGTAAACAAACCCACGCGTATGAACACGGGCCTTGGCCACAATTTTTTTCTCACGACGGTTGACAGTGATTGCCACGATAAAGATTCCATCTTCTGACAAGACCTTACGGTCACGAAGGACGACATTTCCAACATCCCCGATGGCATTTCCGTCAATCAAGACATCCCCTGCAGAAACTGCTCCAGCTGGAACAAAATCTCCATGTTCATAAGACATGGTCGTTCCCTTTTTAGGGATGAAAATGCGTTCCGGCAACATCCCAACTGCCATGGCAGCCTTGGCATGCGCATCTAACTCACGGTACTCCCCTTGGATAGGGAAGAGGTAGTTTGGCTGCAGAAGATTGATCATCAACTGCAAATCACGCGCATTCCCATGTCCGGATACTCGCAAGCTTTGGGTAATGAGTTTCACCACACCACCAGCTTGGTAGATCATGTTTTCCACACGCGCCATGACGGCTTCTTTGGCGATAGATGGAGTCGTTACGATATAAACTAAGTCTCCATCTTTGATTTCCACATAGCGGTGGCGACCAATGGACATCTTACGAAGTCCATTGATAGGTTCACCCATACGGCCCGTCTCAAGGATAATCAACTCATGGTCTTCAAAACGAGACATTTCTTTGGGTTTAATCAAGAGACTTTCGTTGGCTAGAGATAATTTTTTGAGACGAATCGCAGTGCGGACGATATTTTCAATATCAAATCCAGTCAAAACAACTCTGCGACCTGTATCTGCTGCAGCATCAAAAACCTGCTGGATACGAGAAAGGTTGCTGGCAACCGCTGCAACGATGATACGGCCGTCCCAGTCAGCGATGGTTTGGGTAATTTCATCCCCAACTTCACTCTCGCTCGCTACCTGGATATTGCTATCTGCATTGGCGGAATCACTGAGGAGGGCCAAGACACCGTCACGGCCGATTTCGGCTAAACGCGCAAAATCCGTCGCATAGGATTCACTGGCTGTCTGGTCAAACTTGAAGTCACCTGTATAAACGATGCTACCTTCAGTTGTTTTCAAGACAACTCCCAAACTTTCTGGGATAGAGTGAGTTGTACGGAAGAAGGAAACAACAGTCCCTCCAAAGTCAATCTCCGTATCTTCATCAATCACATGGAAGTCATTGAATTTCTTAACCGTATCGTTTCCTTTGACAAAGAGTTTGGCCAACTCAATGGTCAACTCAGAACCAAACACAGGCACCTTAGCCTCTGCCAAAAGATAAGGCAGGGCACCAATGGCATCCGCATGTCCGTGGGTCAAGAAGACACCAGCGATACGATCGCTGTTTTCAAAAAGGTAGTCCATATTTGGAATGACGACATCTACCCCTAGTTGTTCATTTTCAGGGTATTTAAGCCCTGCATCCAAAACAAAAATAGAACCATCGATTTCAGCGATGTACATATTTTTCCCATTTTCTCGTACACCACCTAGTGTTGTTAAACTAATATTACTCATTTTTCCTCCGAAACTTCATTTATCTTGATTATAGGGTGAATTTACCCTTTTATTCTAAAAGTTCTAAAACTTTCAGCCGAATCTTTTCCTACCATTATACCATTTTTTTGATTATTTTCAAAACGAAGATCGGTTTTTAACTAGAGATTAGTCACTACTGTGAATCGAATTCTTTTACTTTGACTTCTCTTTTGGAGGCTTCATCGAAGATATTAGAACGATTGTACCATCAAAAATATGGATTTTCTGAATCAATTTAATTTCAGATACCTTTCTCGAACTCTAAATTTCTCTTTTCGTTCAAAACAAGTTAAATTCTTGCCCTTTACCTCTCGACTTGAGAACTATTTTCTACAAAGACATGGTTTATCTACATCCAAAAGCGAGAATTTCCTGTTCGCTTCAAAATCTAAAAAATTTTCAGCAATTAGCCACTAAGATAGAGGATAACGTTAGGAAATTTTTTCAAAAAGAAAAAAGACTTAGAAATTCTAAATCTTTTTATCATCTTTAGTTTGGATAGATATAAGTGACGTTACCTAAAAATTCATGAGGATTAAAGAAGCCACGGTAATTTGCAATCTGCTTTTGACGTCTGTAGTTTGCTTCCAATACCTGGATAGAGTTTTCACTTTGAACATCTGTTACATAAGCAACGTGTCCATATTCACCACCGTCCCAAACGGCGATTGCTCCTACTACTGGAACACTTCCTGTCTTATAGCCTTGAGCTCTCGCGTAGATTGCCCACGTGTTGGCATTTCCCCACCAGTTGCTAGCCCAAGGCGCCAATTCTTTCACACCCCATGTACACTGACCAACAGGATAAGAGTTTCCATAGTTTGTCGGAGTCTTTTCAACAACATCTTCTGTATCTGATACCACATTCGCAGTGCTAGCTGGAGCACTGTAGGTAGAGCTAGGCTGAGCGGAACCACTCACTTCCAATACATCGCCTGGGTGGATAGTGTCAAAGATGGTTTTTCCATTCAAAGCTGCCAACTCATGCGGATCCATTCCGTTTGCAGTTGCAATGGCATAAAATGAATCACCATCTTGGACAACGTAAGAGTTGGCATGAACAGTTTGAGCCCCAACTGTAGCTAAAATAGCGGTAGAAGTCAAACCAAGAGTCAGTTTCGTAACTGCTTTTTTCATAACTAGATTCCCCTTATATTTTCTTGATAAGAAAATCATACTTGATTTACATGTCAGTTCGTTTAGAGTTATATTTTAGTCATGTTACAAAAATTTATACTTTTACTACATAAGGTTTAAAAGCAGACATCGTATAAAGTGATAGAAGCTAATAAAAAATGAATCGTTTTCCCCAATCTTTACATCAGTAAACCACTCAAAAGACCGTCTTCTCAACCACTTCCACACCAAGCATTTATCCGTCAAAAAGAGACCGAGATAGGTCATCTCAGTTCCTTTCTATCTATTACTCCATTAAAAAATCATACATTTCTTGCACGGTACCCAGCGCCATCATTTCTTGGTCTTTAACGGTCTGTTTGAGATTTTGGTAAATCTGACTTTCAGCAATTTCCCTTTTCGGCGCTTCTTTATTGACTGTCATGACACCATCTTTGATCGTCACAAATCCCAGCTCTTCAAAGACTTGGATCATCTTGACCAGCAAGATTTGTTGGATATTGAGATAAGCCGCTAAATCCTTGAGCTTATAACGAATATCAAACTCTGGGAACTGGTAAATAGTCTTGTACAATTTTGCAAACTGCTCTCTAGTCCCATAACCTGTCAGATAGTAGGCCTTGTCAATGTCATTTTTGAAATAGACCGCAGAGAAGTGCTGTTCTTGAAAAATTGTCTTCAGCAAGGTAATATCTTCAGGAATGGTTTTCACAACCACAGCATCACTATTCGCTAGATCTGGCACCTCTCCAGAGAAATCCAAGACTGGAACCCCTTCTGGCAAGACTGCATTTTTCCCACGAATGTTAAAGAGTTGAACACCTTCCACACGCGCATCTACCATCATCAACTGGAGGGCAGTTTGCCCATTCCATTGGTTGACAGACAAGGTGACTGCTAATTCTAGATTCTTGGTTTGAGAAAATTCTGTTGCCCATCTACCTTGTCCAAAGGCCACCACTTCAAAACTCGCCTCTCCCTTGAAAATTTTTAGTTTGAGGTGGGCATTGCCTGCTCCCATGGTACGAGCACTTTCGACATGAAAATCCTTGATATAAAAGACAGGTTTCTGATTATCCATCCCAAAGGGTGCCAAGCGTTCAAAGCTTTTAACCGTTTCCAAGCTAAGAGTCTCCAAATCCAACTCTTCATCTAGATTTAACTTGTTCTTACCACTAGCATCTGCAACTTTTTCACGGACATAGTCTTCCAAGACTTGAGATAAATCTGAAAGTTTCTCAACTTCCAGCGTCATTCCAGCTGCACCAGCATGGCCGCCAAAGGCGATAAAGAGGTCTCGATGGGGATCCAGAGCTTCAAAAATATCGACTGCTTCCACACTACGAGCGCTACCCTTGGCACGACCATCTTCTATATTAAGAACGATGACTGTCTGCCCCAATTCCTCTAGCAAGCGCCCAGCCACGATACCCAGAACGCCAGGATTCCAGCCTTCCTTGGCCAAAACCTGGACCTTCTTCTCAGGATCCACCATGGTCTTAGCTTCTTCATAGATTGACTGAACGATTTCCTTGCGCTCTTCGTTTTTCTGGTGAATCATGAGGGCAATCTCATGTGCTTCCTCATCGTCAAACCCAGTCAGCAAATCAATGGCAGGATTGGGATCATCCAATCGCCCCAAGGCATTTAAACGAGGGGCAATCTGAAAACCAACTGTTTCTTCTGTTACTTCATTCGCAGCAATCCCTGCCATGTCCAGCATTTCTTGTAGTCCAATGCGCTGGGTATGTCCCAACATTTCCAGACCATATTGAACCATGATACGGTTTTCATCCGTCAAGCTCACCATATCTGCAATGGTACCGATAGCTACCAAATCGAGCAACTCAACTTGCACTTCTTCTAAAAGAGCGCAAGCCAGCTTGAAAGCCACTCCGCATCCGGCCAAATATTTGAAGGGATAATCTGCATCTGGATGCTCAGGGTGAACAATCGCATAGGCATCAGGAAGGGTTTCAGGCATGGAATGGTGGTCGGTCACAATGACATCCACTCCCATAGACTGGGCCAATTCAATGGCTTCGTGACCCGCAACCCCATTATCCACTGTCACAATCAAGGAAATACCCTCTTGCTCGATAAAGTATTTATAAACACTGGCATTGGGACCATAGCCATCGGTAAAACGATTGGGTAGGTAAACACGGCACTCAGCACCAAGCTGTTCCAAACTTTCCTTCACAATCGAAGCTGAAGTCATACCATCCACATCGTAGTCTCCATAGATGAGAATATTCTCCCCTTCCTCAATGGCCTGACGAATCCGTTCCACTGCCTTGTCCATATCATGGAGCAGATAGGGGTCATGTAAATCCTCTAAAGAAGGTTCTAAAAACTTCTTTAGACTTTCTTCATCCTGAATCCCTCTTTCAAATAATAAGCGAGCCACCTCAGGACCCAGTCCAGCCTTCTTGGCTATCTTTGTAAAATCCGCATCTTCAACCTGCGGGGCAAACTGCCATTCATAAGTAGGTGTTATCAAAAAGACATCCGCTCTTTCTAAGAATTCTATCGTTTCATTATAACATGATTTAGGCATTTTCTCTATCCAGATTGCTTTTTTATAACATTTTAGTGAATTTTTTTCAGATATGATTTGACAAGAACATTCTTTTGGTGTAGAATCATGTTATAAAATCTAACACAAAGGAGATCTCTCATGGCTTTAGTAGAATTTAAAAACGTCGAAAAATATTATGGAGACTATCACGCACTCCGCGACATCAATCTCCGTTTTGAAAAAGGACAAGTTGTTGTCCTGCTTGGACCTTCTGGTTCTGGGAAGTCCACTCTTATCCGTACGATCAATGGTTTAGAGGCTATTGACAAAGGAAGTCTCCTGGTCAATGGACACCAAGTCGCAGGTGCTAGTCAGAAAGATTTAGTTCCTCTTCGTAAGGAAGTTGGCATGGTTTTTCAA
This Streptococcus oralis DNA region includes the following protein-coding sequences:
- a CDS encoding M57 family metalloprotease; protein product: MFWIIRLFFRFLLGIWRFFWRLVWTLVIILLLAFGVVWYLSGDFHSAVNQVEKMSKIGQGGWNQWKETGTLEVLSQTDSHQHAEGKWAQASARIYIEPQMDETFQGAYAEAIKNWNQTGAFTFEVVADPSQADIVASEMNDGSTAVAGQAESQTNLLTKQFISVTVRLNHYYLSNPNYGYSYERIVHTAEHELGHAIGLDHTNETSVMQPAGSYYGIQPQDVKAVQELYTSSD
- a CDS encoding alpha/beta hydrolase produces the protein MAVMNIEYYSEVLDMEWGVTVLYPDASRVTEPDCTDIPALYLLHGMSGNQNSWLKRTNVERLLRGTNLIVIMPNTNNGWYTDTQYGYNYYTALAEELPQVMKRFFPNMTSKREKTFIAGLSMGGYGSFKLALSTNRFSHAASFSGALSFHEFSPESQDLGSLAYWRGVFGEIKDWTASPHSLESMAAKSDKKTKLWAWCGEQDYLYSANNLAVKNLKKLGFEVTYSHSPGKHEWYYWEKQLERFLATLPIDFVLEERLS
- a CDS encoding ribonuclease J, producing the protein MSNISLTTLGGVRENGKNMYIAEIDGSIFVLDAGLKYPENEQLGVDVVIPNMDYLFENSDRIAGVFLTHGHADAIGALPYLLAEAKVPVFGSELTIELAKLFVKGNDTVKKFNDFHVIDEDTEIDFGGTVVSFFRTTHSIPESLGVVLKTTEGSIVYTGDFKFDQTASESYATDFARLAEIGRDGVLALLSDSANADSNIQVASESEVGDEITQTIADWDGRIIVAAVASNLSRIQQVFDAAADTGRRVVLTGFDIENIVRTAIRLKKLSLANESLLIKPKEMSRFEDHELIILETGRMGEPINGLRKMSIGRHRYVEIKDGDLVYIVTTPSIAKEAVMARVENMIYQAGGVVKLITQSLRVSGHGNARDLQLMINLLQPNYLFPIQGEYRELDAHAKAAMAVGMLPERIFIPKKGTTMSYEHGDFVPAGAVSAGDVLIDGNAIGDVGNVVLRDRKVLSEDGIFIVAITVNRREKKIVAKARVHTRGFVYLKKSRDILRESSELINQTVEDYLQGDDFDWADLKGKVRDNLTKYLFDQTKRRPAILPVVMEAK
- a CDS encoding COG3942 and LysM peptidoglycan-binding domain-containing protein is translated as MKKAVTKLTLGLTSTAILATVGAQTVHANSYVVQDGDSFYAIATANGMDPHELAALNGKTIFDTIHPGDVLEVSGSAQPSSTYSAPASTANVVSDTEDVVEKTPTNYGNSYPVGQCTWGVKELAPWASNWWGNANTWAIYARAQGYKTGSVPVVGAIAVWDGGEYGHVAYVTDVQSENSIQVLEANYRRQKQIANYRGFFNPHEFLGNVTYIYPN
- the recJ gene encoding single-stranded-DNA-specific exonuclease RecJ, with the translated sequence MITPTYEWQFAPQVEDADFTKIAKKAGLGPEVARLLFERGIQDEESLKKFLEPSLEDLHDPYLLHDMDKAVERIRQAIEEGENILIYGDYDVDGMTSASIVKESLEQLGAECRVYLPNRFTDGYGPNASVYKYFIEQEGISLIVTVDNGVAGHEAIELAQSMGVDVIVTDHHSMPETLPDAYAIVHPEHPDADYPFKYLAGCGVAFKLACALLEEVQVELLDLVAIGTIADMVSLTDENRIMVQYGLEMLGHTQRIGLQEMLDMAGIAANEVTEETVGFQIAPRLNALGRLDDPNPAIDLLTGFDDEEAHEIALMIHQKNEERKEIVQSIYEEAKTMVDPEKKVQVLAKEGWNPGVLGIVAGRLLEELGQTVIVLNIEDGRAKGSARSVEAVDIFEALDPHRDLFIAFGGHAGAAGMTLEVEKLSDLSQVLEDYVREKVADASGKNKLNLDEELDLETLSLETVKSFERLAPFGMDNQKPVFYIKDFHVESARTMGAGNAHLKLKIFKGEASFEVVAFGQGRWATEFSQTKNLELAVTLSVNQWNGQTALQLMMVDARVEGVQLFNIRGKNAVLPEGVPVLDFSGEVPDLANSDAVVVKTIPEDITLLKTIFQEQHFSAVYFKNDIDKAYYLTGYGTREQFAKLYKTIYQFPEFDIRYKLKDLAAYLNIQQILLVKMIQVFEELGFVTIKDGVMTVNKEAPKREIAESQIYQNLKQTVKDQEMMALGTVQEMYDFLME